Genomic window (Calditerrivibrio sp.):
GGTAAAAAGATCTGGGTTCCATAATTTGTCATCACATCAAGGAAGATATGTATCAGAATAAGAATGTAGAAATTTTTGAGAAGATTAACATCATTGTATCTTATTGTTTTTGCCAAAAGCAGGAGGAGCAGAGATAGCAAAAAGCCCCCCACGAATGAATGGGTAAAGCCTCTGTGATGAAGAAGGTACATAAAAGGGGTGGAGAATAACCCAACAAAATTGTCAAGATCAGGGCTCATGCTTACTAGCCCATATACTATAGCACTTTTTAAATCTCTTCTATTTGTGAGGTAGTTTCTTCCTACAATACCTGAACAAAAATGGGTAACTGGATCCATACCTTTATATTTCAGGGGAGAAAAATCTCCCCCATTTTTACTCCTTTATAAAACCGATGGTTTTAATGCCCTTCTTTGAATATAATCTCATGACAACATACTTACCTTTTTCGATCTTTCCATAGATGTCAAAGAAATCATCTTCATTACGGATAACCTGGTTGTTTATACTCAAGACTATATCTCCCTTTCTTATACCAGCTTTGTAGATGTTAGTATTAGTTTTAACATCTGTGACCTTTACACCATAATCCAGTTTTAAGTTCTTTTTTTCATCATCTGTAAGGTTAGAAACGGAAATTGGTTGGGCTTCTCTTTCATCAAATGTCAGATCCTTCCTCTCTGCTAACTTAACGTTTATCTTTAGATTTTCTACCTTTCCGTCAACGCTAATCCTAATAAGGTCAATGGTAACCACTTTTCCTGGCAAAGAGTTCCCTATGTAATTGACTACATCTTTGGGTGTTTTCATCGGTTTACCGTCAATTGCTATTATTATATCCCCTACTTTTATACCAGCCAAGTCTGCCGGTTCACCTTGTAAAATCCCATTTATGATTACCCCATGTGAGGTATTAAGCTTTAATTCCTTTATCATCTCTGGTTTGAGTTCTTCAAGGTGTTGAACACCTAAGAGCCCCCTCTTTACAACACCAGTTTTTAGTTGGGGTAAAAGGTTCTTAAGGGTATTGACAGGAACAGCAAAACCTAGTCCTTGCCCAGATGCTATAATGGCTGTATTTATACCAATTACTTCACCTTTTAAATTTACTAGTGGACCTCCGGAATTACCCGGATTGATGGAGGCATCGGTTTGTAGGAAGTTATCATAAGGGCTTTCACCCAGATCTCTACCTTTGGCACTTATTATCCCTACTGTATAAGAGGATTCAAGACCAAAAGGGTTGCCAATTGCTACAACCCATTCACCCACTTCGAGGCTATCTGAATCCCCTAAAGGCAGTGGTTTTAAGTCAGGTTTTTCTACATCTATTTTTAATAAAGCAAGATCAGTTAGTGGGTCCCTGCCTACCTTTTTAGCTTTATACTCTTTACCATTGTGGAGCTTTACATTTATTTCATCGGCTTTTTCTACAACATGATTGTTAGTAACTATATAACCATCAGGGGATATAATAAAACCTGAGCCGAGAGCTCTTGATTTGTATTCCTGGTAATGTTCCTGACTGCCAAAGGGGTCAAAATCCCCAAAGGGGTTAAACCCAAATGGGAAATTGAAGTTAGGTATTTTTCTTTTGATCGTTTGGGTAGTGTTGATATTAACTACACTTTCTTTTGTTATTTTGACTACATCTGTTATCTGGGGAAGAGATTTTGCATACAATGATACATTAAAAAAAATAATCGTAATTAACACGTATAAAGCTGTTTTGGTTATTTTGTACATAATCTTCCTCCGAATTATTTTTTATCTTTAACTGTAATATATGTTATAAAGTTTTCCATCTCTTCAAAGGGGATCGTTCCTATTACTGTGTACTGGATACCGTCTATTTTTTTAGACAACACATAATTACCATAAAGTATTGTTTTATTTATCTGTATCTCTTGGTCTGTTTTCTTAACGAAAAGGGAGAACTTATTAAGTCCGTCATTAAATATATAGTGAATTGTTCCATCTTCAAGTTTTTTTATTAATTTCCCCTGAAATCCTTTATAGTAGATCTGTTCTTTTTCTAAGCTTATTTCCTTTAGATCCCTTTTCGTTGGTTGCATGTCTGGAATTTTTTCAGTGTAACCGTATGAATATAGAAGCTTATTGTTGTTATCGTAAACCTCTCTTCGTACTATCAAATTACCATACATGTTTATGATCTGGGGGAATCTGTCTTTATTGATG
Coding sequences:
- a CDS encoding Do family serine endopeptidase, with the translated sequence MYKITKTALYVLITIIFFNVSLYAKSLPQITDVVKITKESVVNINTTQTIKRKIPNFNFPFGFNPFGDFDPFGSQEHYQEYKSRALGSGFIISPDGYIVTNNHVVEKADEINVKLHNGKEYKAKKVGRDPLTDLALLKIDVEKPDLKPLPLGDSDSLEVGEWVVAIGNPFGLESSYTVGIISAKGRDLGESPYDNFLQTDASINPGNSGGPLVNLKGEVIGINTAIIASGQGLGFAVPVNTLKNLLPQLKTGVVKRGLLGVQHLEELKPEMIKELKLNTSHGVIINGILQGEPADLAGIKVGDIIIAIDGKPMKTPKDVVNYIGNSLPGKVVTIDLIRISVDGKVENLKINVKLAERKDLTFDEREAQPISVSNLTDDEKKNLKLDYGVKVTDVKTNTNIYKAGIRKGDIVLSINNQVIRNEDDFFDIYGKIEKGKYVVMRLYSKKGIKTIGFIKE
- a CDS encoding MucB/RseB C-terminal domain-containing protein; amino-acid sequence: MRLIALLFFILFTNNIFANSIFIKLAVNPTSYITLTFNNVDEISFTDSRIKFIAKSIREPFLDLNSISRDYYNISIKDGFKQDNKVLKQIEMVPINKDRFPQIINMYGNLIVRREVYDNNNKLLYSYGYTEKIPDMQPTKRDLKEISLEKEQIYYKGFQGKLIKKLEDGTIHYIFNDGLNKFSLFVKKTDQEIQINKTILYGNYVLSKKIDGIQYTVIGTIPFEEMENFITYITVKDKK